A genomic window from Nicotiana sylvestris chromosome 11, ASM39365v2, whole genome shotgun sequence includes:
- the LOC104225223 gene encoding nucleotide pyrophosphatase/phosphodiesterase-like codes for MRNKFYLLLWLLALNNIVLGDNYEYIRLGRHEHDLSQGEQPLSRVQIHKTVLALRKSASIKVAGSSLLGSTGEDVEWVTINLKNAKPTNDDWIGVFSPAKFNESICDPVTIDEQQFGAPFLCTAPLKFKFANYNNVNYTKTGKTSLKFRLINQRGDFSFAFFSGGLSNPKLIAISNHIAFANPKAPLYPRLALGKSWDIMTLTWTSGYNIDEAVPFVEWGWKGQAQQRSPAGTLTFHRNSMCGTPARSVGWRDPGFIHTSFLKDLWPNMVYTYKLAHLLNNGSIVWSKQYSFKSPPFPGQESLQRVVIFGDMGKQERDGSNEYANYQPGSLMTTDTLIKDLDNIDIVFLIGDLPYANGYISQWDQFTAQVEPITSKVPFMIASGNHERTWENSGSLYTGLDSGGECGVPAETLYYVPAENRAKFWYAADYGMFHFCIGDTEHDWREGSEQYKFIEECFASANRHKQPWLIFSAHRVLGYSSNDWYAKEGSFEEPMGREHLQKLWQKYKVDMAFFGHVHNYERVCPIYQNQCVNKETSHYSGVVNGTIHVVVGGGGSHLNQFTTINTTWSVFKDYDYGFVKLTAFNQSSLLFEYKKSRDGKVYDSFTISRDYKDVLACVHDGCEPTTLAS; via the exons ATGAGGAACAAATTCTACTTATTACTTTGGCTGCTGGCTTTGAATAATATTGTTTTAGGTGATAACTACGAATATATTCGTTTGGGACGCCATGAACATGACCTTAGCCAAGGGGAACAGCCATTGTCAAGAGTTCAAATACACAAAACTGTTCTTGCTCTACGTAAATCTGCCTCCATTAAAGTTGCTGGATCTTCTCTTCTCGGCTCTACG GGTGAAGATGTTGAATGGGTTACAATAAACCTCAAGAATGCAAAGCCCACAAATGATGACTGGATTGGTGTATTTTCTCCTGCAAAATTCAA TGAATCAATTTGTGACCCAGTAACAATTGATGAACAACAATTTGGTGCTCCATTTTTATGTACTGCCCCCTTAAAG TTCAAATTTGCAAATTACAACAATGTCAATTACACAAAGACTGGGAAAACTTCACTTAAGTTCAGGCTAATTAACCAGCGTGGGGATTTCTCATTTGCCTTCTTCTCTGGTGGTTTGTCTAAT CCTAAGTTGATAGCCATCTCAAATCACATCGCGTTTGCCAATCCAAAAGCGCCTCTTTATCCGCGTCTTGCTCTTGGGAAGTCATGGGATATA atGACCCTTACATGGACAAGTGGTTACAACATAGACGAGGCTGTTCCATTCGTCGAATGGGGTTGGAAGGGCCAAGCTCAACAACGCTCCCCAGCAGGGACACTGACATTTCATCGGAACAGCATGTGTG GAACGCCTGCTAGAAGTGTGGGATGGCGTGATCCTGGATTCATACATACTAGTTTCCTGAAAGATTTGTGGCCAAACATGGT GTACACATACAAGTTGGCTCACTTGTTAAACAATGGTTCGATTGTTTGGAGCAAGCAATATTCATTTAAATCTCCTCCATTTCCAGGACAAGAGTCACTGCAACGTGTTGTGATATTTGGAGATATGGGGAAG CAAGAGCGCGATGGTTCAAATGAATATGCTAATTATCAGCCCGGCTCACTTATGACAACAGACACCCTTATTAAGGACCTTGATAACATTGATATAGTTTTCCTTATTGGAGATCTCCCCTATGCAAATGGCTATATCTCACAATGGGACCAATTTACAGCCCAGGTGGAACCAATAACGTCGAAAGTACCTTTCATGATTGCAAG TGGTAATCATGAAAGAACTTGGGAGAACAGCGGATCATTATACACTGGTCTGGACTCAGGTGGAGAATGTGGTGTACCAGCCGAAACATTATACTACGTTCCAGCAGAAAACAGAGCTAAGTTCTG GTATGCAGCCGATTATGGCATGTTCCACTTCTGCATAGGAGACACTGAACATGACTGGAGAGAGGGATCTGAACAATACAAGTTCATTGAGGAATGCTTTGCATCAGCGAATAGACACAAACAACCGTGGTTGATTTTCTCCGCTCATCGTGTTCTTGGTTACTCTTCCAATGATTGGTATGCTAAGGAAGGCTCATTTGAAGAGCCTATGGGCAGGGAGCACTTACAAAAACTCTGGCAAAAATATAAGGTTGATATGGCATTCTTTGGACATGTCCATAACTATGAAAGAGTTTGCCCAATTTACCAG AATCAATGTGTGAACAAGGAGACGTCACACTACTCAGGCGTAGTGAACGGAACAAttcatgttgttgttggtggAGGAGGAAGCCATTTGAATCAATTCACCACCATCAACACCACATGGAGTGTGTTCAAAGATTATGACTATGGATTTGTCAAACTTACAGCATTTAACCAGTCTTCCCTTCTCTTTGAGTACAAGAAGAGCAGAGATGGTAAAGTGTATGATTCTTTTACAATCTCAAGAGATTATAAAGATGTCTTAGCTTGTGTGCATGATGGTTGTGAACCAACTACTTTGGCTAGTTAA